A genome region from Arthrobacter sp. V1I9 includes the following:
- the glgX gene encoding glycogen debranching protein GlgX codes for MVMPLFDTASTTDASTALPLGVTVPRADTAAAGPAGNGRPGARANVACYAPGVRSLEIVYRAPGADWRVQALPNVTHGVHHGIVDHLPYGSRYGFRPAATEQSLPLAVPTRDVNDDGGQPLLLDPYGQAVDQRDGFLTSVRMASDFDWGQDARLRLEWRDTIIYEAHVRGQSMLHPDLPQELRGTYAGMAHPAIIEHLKSLGITAVQLLPVHFHLDEPHLQDLGLTNYWGYNTAAFFAPHPGYATKAAQEAGPQAVQDEFKGLVKALHAAGLEVILDVVYNHTAEGGPDGQALSFRGLGEDTYYRTDGNGKYVDTTGCGNSLNFAEPQVVQLVVDSLRHWVDEFHIDGFRFDLAVTLCRNDANEFDPQHPFLVAVAADPVLSDVKLIAEPWDIGYGGWQTGRFPAGWADWNDHFRDTVRSFWLADRASLESGGQGGSVARLADVMSGSAALFAASGRSRLASVNYITAHDGFTLNDLVSYDRKHNEANGEQNRDGHGDNRSYNHGFEGPTEDGAILAKRAQSRRNLMATLLISIGVPMITAGDELGRTQQGNNNAYCQDNALAWLDWTRTPESHEMLRTTKRYIRLRKEFLAAQPHEFPVLDEQSYLYWFDQAGQPMSMERWNDPQHRVMQLLLGSDDGTLAGLVVVNGSTSDVHITLPRIIAQGTPHTKFELRLTTTPLHELRQGSKVASGEKDLVEANSINIYRT; via the coding sequence ATGGTTATGCCGCTCTTCGACACTGCTTCCACCACGGACGCCTCAACGGCCCTTCCACTCGGTGTGACTGTCCCGCGCGCGGATACAGCCGCTGCGGGTCCGGCCGGAAACGGGAGGCCGGGCGCGCGGGCCAACGTGGCCTGCTACGCCCCCGGCGTGCGAAGCCTGGAAATCGTCTACAGGGCGCCGGGCGCTGACTGGCGCGTACAGGCGCTGCCCAACGTCACCCACGGCGTCCATCACGGCATCGTGGACCACCTGCCGTACGGCTCACGGTACGGGTTCCGCCCGGCAGCAACCGAACAGTCGTTACCGCTTGCCGTGCCCACCCGGGACGTTAATGACGACGGCGGCCAGCCGCTGCTGCTGGACCCCTACGGCCAGGCAGTGGACCAGCGCGACGGATTCCTGACCAGTGTGCGGATGGCAAGCGACTTTGACTGGGGACAGGACGCGCGGCTCCGCCTGGAATGGCGCGACACCATCATCTACGAGGCCCACGTCCGCGGCCAGAGCATGCTCCACCCGGACCTGCCCCAGGAGCTCCGGGGCACCTACGCCGGCATGGCGCACCCAGCCATCATCGAACACCTGAAAAGCCTCGGAATCACGGCCGTCCAGCTGCTGCCGGTGCACTTCCACCTTGATGAGCCGCACCTGCAGGACCTGGGACTGACCAACTACTGGGGATACAACACGGCGGCCTTTTTCGCCCCGCACCCCGGCTACGCCACCAAAGCGGCCCAGGAAGCGGGACCCCAGGCCGTCCAGGACGAGTTCAAGGGATTGGTCAAGGCGCTCCATGCCGCAGGGCTGGAAGTCATCCTGGACGTTGTGTACAACCACACGGCAGAAGGCGGGCCGGACGGCCAGGCCCTGAGCTTCCGCGGGCTGGGGGAGGACACCTACTACCGGACGGACGGGAACGGCAAGTACGTGGACACCACGGGCTGCGGCAACAGCTTGAACTTCGCTGAGCCCCAGGTGGTCCAACTGGTGGTCGACTCCCTGCGCCACTGGGTGGACGAGTTCCACATCGACGGCTTCCGGTTCGACCTTGCCGTGACGCTCTGCCGCAACGATGCCAACGAGTTCGATCCCCAGCACCCGTTCCTGGTTGCCGTTGCGGCCGATCCCGTCCTGTCCGACGTGAAGCTGATCGCCGAACCCTGGGACATTGGTTATGGCGGCTGGCAAACCGGGCGTTTCCCGGCCGGCTGGGCGGACTGGAACGACCACTTCCGTGACACCGTGCGCTCATTCTGGCTGGCAGACCGTGCTTCCCTCGAATCCGGCGGGCAGGGCGGATCGGTGGCCAGGCTTGCGGACGTGATGTCCGGCTCCGCCGCCCTCTTTGCGGCGTCCGGCCGCTCCCGGCTTGCCTCGGTCAACTACATCACGGCCCATGACGGCTTCACCCTGAACGACCTCGTCTCCTACGACCGCAAACACAACGAGGCGAACGGTGAGCAGAACCGGGACGGCCACGGCGACAACCGCAGCTATAACCACGGGTTTGAAGGCCCCACCGAGGACGGCGCCATCCTGGCCAAGCGCGCGCAGTCCCGCCGTAACCTCATGGCCACGCTGTTAATTTCCATCGGCGTCCCCATGATCACGGCCGGAGACGAATTGGGCCGGACCCAGCAGGGGAACAACAACGCGTACTGCCAGGACAACGCCCTCGCCTGGCTGGACTGGACCAGGACCCCCGAGTCGCACGAAATGCTTCGGACCACCAAACGGTACATCCGCCTGCGGAAGGAGTTCCTCGCCGCGCAGCCCCATGAGTTCCCGGTCCTTGATGAGCAGTCCTACCTGTACTGGTTCGACCAGGCCGGGCAGCCCATGTCCATGGAACGCTGGAACGATCCGCAGCACCGCGTGATGCAACTCCTGCTCGGTTCGGACGACGGGACGCTGGCCGGCCTGGTGGTGGTGAACGGCAGCACCTCCGACGTTCACATCACGCTGCCCCGGATCATCGCCCAGGGCACCCCGCACACGAAGTTCGAGCTGCGGCTGACCACCACACCGCTGCACGAGCTCCGCCAGGGCAGCAAAGTGGCTTCCGGGGAGAAGGACCTCGTGGAAGCCAACTCCATCAATATCTACCGCACCTGA
- the rlmB gene encoding 23S rRNA (guanosine(2251)-2'-O)-methyltransferase RlmB, translating to MANNGRRSVKAKKGPTIGTGGHGRKALEGKGPTPKAEDRPYHKAHKSKQLAERSAAKRGTGARSAGAAKSGPKGRATEEVVTGRNSVVEALRAGIPAKALHIAIRIEMDDRVKESLKIAAERGIPLLETGKPELDRMTDDAVHQGLVLQIPPYEYQDAYDLAEETVDKWKKGHVANAPLFVALDGITDPRNLGAIIRSVSAFSGHGVIVPERRSVGVTASAWKTSAGAAVRVPVARASNLNSALKQFKNMGIFVLGLDGDGDVSLPDLTLATEPVCIVVGSEGKGLSRLVRENCDQIVSIPIDSAMESLNASMAVGISLYEVSRQRAAK from the coding sequence ATGGCCAACAATGGTCGCCGATCGGTTAAAGCGAAGAAGGGCCCAACCATCGGAACCGGTGGCCATGGCCGCAAGGCCCTCGAAGGCAAGGGCCCCACGCCCAAGGCGGAGGACCGCCCGTACCATAAAGCGCACAAGTCCAAGCAGCTCGCTGAGCGCTCCGCCGCCAAGCGCGGCACGGGCGCACGCAGTGCCGGCGCAGCCAAGTCCGGCCCCAAGGGACGGGCCACGGAGGAAGTGGTCACGGGCCGGAACTCCGTGGTTGAAGCGCTCCGGGCCGGCATCCCCGCCAAAGCACTGCACATCGCCATCCGCATCGAAATGGATGACCGGGTCAAGGAGTCCCTGAAGATCGCGGCCGAACGCGGCATTCCGCTGTTGGAAACCGGCAAACCGGAACTGGACCGGATGACTGATGACGCGGTCCACCAGGGCCTGGTCCTGCAGATCCCGCCGTACGAGTACCAGGACGCCTACGACCTCGCCGAAGAAACGGTGGATAAGTGGAAGAAGGGGCACGTCGCCAACGCGCCGCTCTTCGTAGCCCTGGACGGCATCACTGATCCCCGCAACCTGGGCGCCATCATCCGCTCCGTCTCCGCCTTCAGCGGCCATGGCGTGATTGTCCCCGAACGCCGCTCGGTGGGGGTCACCGCCTCGGCCTGGAAAACCAGTGCAGGGGCAGCGGTCCGGGTGCCGGTGGCACGGGCGTCCAACCTCAACAGTGCGCTGAAGCAGTTCAAGAATATGGGCATCTTTGTGCTGGGCCTTGACGGAGACGGCGACGTTTCGCTTCCCGACCTCACGCTGGCCACCGAACCGGTGTGCATCGTGGTGGGCTCGGAAGGCAAGGGCCTCAGCCGCCTGGTCCGGGAGAACTGCGACCAGATTGTTTCGATCCCCATCGACTCGGCCATGGAATCCCTCAACGCCTCCATGGCAGTGGGCATCTCGCTGTACGAAGTATCCCGCCAGCGCGCGGCCAAGTAA
- the cysS gene encoding cysteine--tRNA ligase: protein MTLRFYDTASAEVRNFVPLVEGKASLYYCGATVQGMPHVGHIRSAIAFDQLTRWLTYRGLRVTVVRNVTDIDDKILAKSEASFAADFTPEPGEVVQEEWWALAYRYEQEFLKAYDTLGVSRPTYEPRATGHIPEMHALIQHLMDRGHAYPALDGSGDVYFDVRSWSKYGALTRQNIDDMQAAPDADPRGKRDPRDFALWKGSKDGEPATASWSSPWGAGRPGWHLECSAMVTKYLGTEFDIHGGGLDLRFPHHENELAQSQAAGHPFANFWMHNGMVTYQGEKMSKSIGNTISPAEMLELAPPRVVRYYLGQAHYRSILDYRPTSLQEAAAAVERIDGFLAKASARFGNDVSIVDGNFGSSTEAVRTFTEAMDDDLNVPRALAALHETVRAGNTALADGDDDAGRHAMYAVVMMTEVLGLNAVAGNDSGSGKEATALEVLVQAQLQARAAARAEKDWTASDAIRDTLAAAGVVVEDGPDGATWSLKRD from the coding sequence GTGACCCTGCGCTTCTATGACACCGCCTCCGCCGAAGTCCGGAACTTCGTCCCCCTCGTCGAGGGCAAGGCCAGCCTCTACTACTGCGGGGCCACGGTGCAGGGCATGCCCCACGTTGGCCACATCCGCTCCGCCATCGCTTTTGACCAGCTCACCCGCTGGCTGACCTACCGCGGCCTGCGGGTCACGGTAGTCCGGAACGTCACTGACATCGATGACAAGATCCTCGCCAAGTCGGAAGCGTCGTTCGCGGCGGACTTTACGCCGGAGCCCGGCGAAGTGGTCCAGGAGGAGTGGTGGGCGTTGGCGTACCGCTATGAACAGGAATTCCTGAAGGCGTACGACACCCTCGGGGTCTCGCGGCCCACCTACGAACCCCGCGCCACTGGCCACATTCCGGAAATGCATGCCCTCATCCAGCACCTGATGGACCGCGGGCACGCCTACCCCGCCTTGGACGGGTCCGGCGACGTCTACTTCGACGTCCGGTCCTGGAGCAAATACGGGGCCCTGACCAGGCAGAACATTGACGACATGCAGGCAGCTCCGGATGCTGATCCGCGGGGGAAGAGGGACCCCCGCGACTTCGCGCTGTGGAAGGGTTCCAAGGACGGCGAACCGGCAACCGCCAGCTGGTCTTCCCCGTGGGGCGCCGGCCGCCCGGGCTGGCACCTGGAATGCTCCGCCATGGTCACCAAATACCTCGGCACCGAGTTTGATATCCATGGCGGCGGGCTGGACCTGAGGTTCCCGCACCATGAAAACGAGCTGGCCCAGTCCCAAGCCGCGGGCCACCCGTTCGCCAACTTCTGGATGCACAACGGCATGGTCACCTACCAGGGCGAAAAGATGTCCAAGTCCATCGGAAACACCATCAGCCCTGCCGAGATGCTGGAACTTGCCCCACCCAGGGTGGTCCGCTACTACCTCGGCCAGGCCCACTACCGCTCCATCCTGGACTACCGGCCCACGTCACTGCAGGAGGCTGCCGCTGCCGTCGAACGCATTGACGGTTTCCTCGCCAAAGCCTCAGCCCGTTTCGGCAACGACGTCAGCATTGTCGACGGCAACTTCGGCTCGTCAACCGAAGCTGTCCGTACCTTCACCGAGGCAATGGACGACGACCTCAACGTCCCGCGTGCACTGGCGGCGCTCCACGAGACGGTCCGCGCCGGGAACACCGCCCTCGCCGACGGGGATGACGACGCCGGCCGCCACGCCATGTACGCCGTGGTGATGATGACCGAGGTGCTTGGGCTCAATGCCGTGGCGGGCAACGATTCCGGCAGCGGCAAGGAAGCAACAGCGCTGGAGGTCCTGGTCCAGGCGCAGCTGCAAGCCCGGGCCGCCGCCCGCGCCGAAAAAGACTGGACCGCCTCCGACGCCATCCGGGACACATTGGCCGCCGCCGGCGTCGTCGTGGAGGATGGCCCGGACGGCGCAACCTGGAGCCTGAAGCGGGACTGA
- the ispF gene encoding 2-C-methyl-D-erythritol 2,4-cyclodiphosphate synthase: protein MPGNMVLPRTGIGIDVHAYAPEDAPRPLWLGGLFWEGERGLAGHSDGDPVAHAAADALFSAAGIGDLGTHFGTSRPEFAGASGVTLLTEAARIVRAAGFEIGNVAVQFVANRPKFGPRREESQEVLSEAAGAPISVTATTSDGLGFAGRGEGISALATALVYPSHSGAIG from the coding sequence ATGCCGGGCAACATGGTCCTGCCCCGTACCGGCATCGGCATCGACGTCCACGCCTACGCCCCGGAAGATGCCCCGCGCCCGCTGTGGCTTGGCGGGCTCTTTTGGGAAGGCGAACGCGGCCTCGCCGGGCACTCGGACGGCGACCCCGTTGCCCACGCAGCCGCTGACGCCCTGTTTTCTGCCGCCGGGATCGGCGACCTTGGCACCCACTTCGGAACCAGCCGTCCTGAATTCGCCGGCGCCTCCGGGGTCACCCTCCTCACCGAGGCAGCACGGATCGTGAGGGCAGCCGGCTTCGAGATCGGCAACGTCGCAGTCCAGTTCGTTGCCAACCGGCCCAAATTCGGTCCCCGCCGGGAGGAATCGCAGGAGGTCCTCAGTGAAGCCGCCGGTGCCCCCATCAGCGTCACGGCAACCACCAGCGACGGCCTGGGCTTCGCCGGGAGGGGCGAAGGCATCTCCGCGCTGGCCACTGCCCTGGTGTATCCGAGCCACTCCGGCGCCATCGGCTAA
- the ispD gene encoding 2-C-methyl-D-erythritol 4-phosphate cytidylyltransferase → MSETPPRPVTAVILVAAGSGQRLGYGMPKAAVPLGGEPILMHALRGIVTSGVSSQVCIALPASDTALRQLCEDFREELADGGPLLSLVDGGATRAASVRAGMAALMDGIDAVLVHDAARALTPEAVFHRVVDALAAGAEAVIPAVAVVDTVKTVAATTGQDSALAPEVVTGTAPRENLRAVQTPQGFRLSTLVKAHEAAGTLDEQQSAAVTDDAMLVEMLGTPVHAVRGSSQSLKITTPLDLILAEGLLEGPLGARWVEG, encoded by the coding sequence ATGAGTGAAACTCCTCCGCGCCCCGTCACGGCAGTGATCCTGGTGGCCGCCGGTTCCGGGCAGCGGCTCGGCTACGGCATGCCCAAAGCAGCAGTGCCGCTGGGCGGCGAACCTATCCTGATGCACGCCCTCCGGGGCATTGTCACGTCCGGAGTCAGCAGCCAGGTGTGCATCGCGCTCCCGGCCTCAGACACGGCCCTCCGGCAGCTGTGCGAGGACTTCCGCGAGGAACTGGCCGACGGCGGCCCCCTCCTTTCCCTGGTTGACGGCGGCGCCACCCGGGCTGCATCCGTCCGCGCGGGCATGGCCGCGCTGATGGATGGGATCGACGCGGTGCTGGTGCACGATGCTGCCCGGGCCCTGACCCCCGAAGCGGTCTTCCACCGGGTGGTGGACGCACTGGCCGCCGGAGCTGAGGCGGTTATTCCTGCTGTTGCCGTCGTGGACACGGTCAAAACAGTGGCCGCGACTACCGGCCAGGACAGCGCCCTGGCGCCGGAGGTTGTCACCGGGACGGCGCCGCGCGAGAACCTGCGCGCCGTCCAGACGCCGCAGGGCTTCCGGCTCAGCACCCTCGTCAAGGCGCACGAAGCCGCGGGAACCCTGGACGAGCAGCAGTCCGCCGCCGTCACCGATGACGCCATGCTCGTGGAAATGCTCGGCACCCCGGTCCATGCCGTGCGCGGCTCCAGCCAGTCACTGAAGATCACCACTCCGCTGGATCTGATCCTCGCCGAGGGCCTCCTCGAAGGGCCCTTGGGCGCCCGCTGGGTGGAGGGCTGA
- a CDS encoding CarD family transcriptional regulator, translating into MVFEVGETVVYPHHGAAKIEEIKMRTIKGEEKMYLKLKVAQGDLTIEVPAENVDLVGVRDVVGKEGLEHVFDVLRAEFTEEPTNWSRRYKANLEKLASGDVIKVAEVVRDLWRRDHDRGLSAGEKRMLAKARQILISELALAEKTDEEKAASVLDEVLAS; encoded by the coding sequence ATGGTATTTGAGGTCGGCGAGACAGTAGTTTACCCTCACCACGGTGCTGCGAAGATTGAAGAAATCAAGATGCGCACCATCAAGGGCGAAGAGAAAATGTATCTCAAGCTCAAGGTGGCTCAGGGTGATCTGACCATTGAAGTTCCAGCAGAGAATGTTGATCTTGTTGGCGTTCGGGACGTTGTGGGCAAGGAAGGCCTGGAGCACGTGTTTGATGTGCTTCGTGCCGAGTTCACCGAAGAACCCACCAACTGGTCACGCAGGTACAAGGCAAATCTGGAGAAGCTTGCTTCCGGTGACGTCATCAAGGTGGCAGAGGTCGTCCGTGACCTGTGGCGCCGGGATCACGACCGGGGCCTTTCCGCAGGCGAGAAGCGAATGCTGGCCAAAGCCCGGCAGATTCTGATTTCAGAACTGGCGCTGGCTGAAAAGACCGACGAGGAGAAGGCTGCAAGCGTTCTCGACGAGGTCCTGGCTTCCTAA
- a CDS encoding response regulator transcription factor, whose protein sequence is MSRILIVEDEESFSDPLSYLLGKEGFEVEVVDNGLDAITEFDRNGADLVLLDLQLPGLSGTEVCRQLRQRSSVPVIMLTAKDSEIDKVVGLELGADDYVTKPYSSRELVARVRAVLRRQGEPEELISSTVQAGPVRMDIERHVVSVGGEQVLLPLKEFELLEMLLRNSGRVLTRGQLIDRVWGSDYVGDTKTLDVHVKRLRGKIEPDPSAPRFLVTVRGLGYKFEP, encoded by the coding sequence TTGAGCAGGATTTTGATTGTTGAGGACGAGGAGTCGTTCAGCGATCCCTTGTCCTATTTGCTGGGCAAGGAAGGGTTCGAGGTGGAGGTCGTGGACAACGGCTTGGATGCCATCACTGAATTCGACCGGAACGGGGCGGACCTGGTGCTGCTGGACCTCCAGCTTCCCGGGCTCTCCGGTACGGAGGTGTGCCGCCAGCTTCGCCAGCGCTCCAGCGTCCCCGTGATCATGCTGACGGCCAAGGACTCCGAGATCGACAAAGTGGTGGGCCTGGAACTCGGCGCCGACGACTACGTCACCAAGCCCTACTCCTCCAGGGAACTGGTGGCAAGGGTCAGGGCCGTCCTGCGCCGCCAGGGTGAACCGGAGGAACTGATCTCCTCCACCGTCCAGGCCGGGCCCGTCCGGATGGACATTGAACGCCATGTGGTCAGCGTGGGCGGTGAACAGGTACTGCTTCCGTTAAAGGAGTTCGAACTCCTGGAGATGCTCCTGCGCAATTCGGGCCGGGTGCTCACCCGCGGCCAGCTCATTGACCGTGTCTGGGGCTCGGACTATGTGGGCGACACCAAAACGCTCGATGTCCACGTTAAGAGGCTGCGCGGGAAGATCGAACCGGATCCTTCAGCGCCTCGGTTCCTGGTGACCGTTCGCGGCCTCGGCTACAAGTTCGAGCCGTAG
- the phoU gene encoding phosphate signaling complex protein PhoU, protein MRKVFQEELTQVGDQLVEISRLVSEAMDKATTSFQVADVDLAQDVIAADARIDFLQNSLDERAIDILALQGPVASDLRMIVGSLRMSASLERMGDLARHLAQLARLRFPSTVIPESMTGTFKSMAELDQEIADKLTVLLETRDLEVARDILKANTAINDLHLSVFKAIAAPEWGETPATTVDVALASRYFERFADHGVSVAQKVTYLVTGAWHPTGIEHS, encoded by the coding sequence GTGCGCAAGGTTTTTCAGGAAGAGCTCACCCAGGTCGGTGACCAGCTGGTGGAGATCTCCCGCCTGGTCAGCGAAGCCATGGACAAGGCCACCACCTCCTTCCAGGTTGCGGACGTCGACCTCGCCCAGGACGTCATCGCCGCGGATGCCCGCATCGACTTCCTGCAGAACAGCCTGGACGAGCGGGCCATCGACATCCTGGCGCTGCAGGGTCCGGTTGCCAGCGACTTGCGGATGATCGTGGGGTCCCTGCGGATGAGCGCCTCGCTGGAGCGGATGGGCGACCTTGCCCGGCACCTCGCCCAGCTGGCCCGCCTCCGATTCCCCTCCACCGTCATTCCGGAATCCATGACCGGAACGTTCAAGAGCATGGCGGAGCTGGACCAGGAGATCGCAGACAAGCTCACCGTGCTGCTGGAAACGCGCGACCTTGAGGTGGCGCGGGACATCCTGAAAGCGAACACGGCCATCAACGATCTCCACCTCAGCGTGTTCAAGGCCATCGCGGCCCCCGAGTGGGGTGAGACGCCCGCCACCACTGTGGACGTTGCCCTGGCCAGCCGGTACTTCGAGCGCTTCGCGGACCATGGCGTCTCGGTGGCGCAGAAGGTCACTTACCTGGTCACCGGGGCCTGGCACCCGACCGGCATCGAGCACAGCTAA
- a CDS encoding phosphoglyceromutase: protein MTYKLILLRHGHSEWNAKNLFTGWVDVDLNDQGRTEAARGGELLVENNVLPDILYTSLLKRAINTANISLDRADRGWIPVKRDWRLNERHYGALQGKDKAQTLAEYGEEQFMEWRRSYDTPPPPLDDDSEFSQAHDPRYADLGDALPRTECLKDVLVRLLPYWESDIKADLKSGKTVLVTAHGNSLRALVKHLDGISDEAIAGLNIPTGIPLVYDLDEDFQPVKPGGTYLDPDAAAEAILAVANQGKK from the coding sequence ATGACTTACAAGCTGATTCTGCTGCGCCACGGCCACAGCGAATGGAACGCCAAGAACCTGTTCACCGGATGGGTGGACGTAGACCTCAACGACCAGGGCCGCACGGAAGCAGCACGGGGCGGGGAGCTCCTGGTTGAGAACAATGTTCTCCCGGACATCCTTTACACCTCCCTGCTGAAGCGGGCCATCAACACCGCAAACATCTCCCTGGACAGGGCCGACCGCGGCTGGATCCCCGTCAAGCGCGACTGGCGCCTGAACGAACGCCACTACGGCGCGCTGCAGGGCAAGGACAAGGCCCAGACCCTCGCCGAATACGGCGAAGAGCAGTTCATGGAATGGCGCCGTTCCTACGACACCCCGCCGCCGCCCCTGGACGACGACTCCGAGTTCTCCCAGGCGCACGACCCCCGCTACGCCGACCTGGGCGACGCCCTGCCGCGCACCGAGTGCCTGAAGGATGTCCTGGTCCGCCTGCTGCCGTACTGGGAGTCGGACATCAAGGCAGACCTGAAGTCAGGCAAGACCGTCCTGGTCACGGCCCATGGCAACTCCCTGCGCGCGCTGGTCAAGCACCTGGACGGCATCAGCGATGAAGCAATCGCCGGCTTGAACATCCCCACGGGTATCCCGCTGGTCTACGACCTCGATGAGGATTTCCAGCCGGTCAAGCCGGGCGGCACCTACCTGGATCCCGATGCAGCTGCCGAGGCCATCCTCGCCGTGGCCAACCAGGGCAAGAAATAA
- a CDS encoding class I SAM-dependent methyltransferase, with translation MVQKAERVAAPQISGKNPGRRNPAGRQGRPVGNVTRGTTNPNRMRRVDRWLTGPQAWRLRSADNPLVVDLGYGATPATAVELFERLSALRPDVQVRGIEIEPDRVRAALPLQRPGLSFHVGGFEIPVPGRPVLVRAFNVLRQYEEADVAGIWRLVQDRLSADGLFIDGTCDEIGRRVTWVALDAERPLSLGMSVRFGSFDLPSEVAERLPKALIHRNVPGERVHALMQAMDQAWLEAAPLASFGNRQRWQGMCRSLRDAGWPVQDGPARWRLGELTVGWEAVAPRG, from the coding sequence GTGGTGCAAAAAGCTGAACGGGTGGCCGCCCCGCAGATATCCGGCAAAAACCCCGGCCGCAGGAACCCGGCCGGCAGGCAAGGCAGGCCGGTAGGCAACGTCACCCGCGGCACCACCAATCCCAACCGCATGCGGCGCGTTGACCGCTGGCTGACGGGCCCCCAGGCCTGGCGGCTCCGGTCTGCTGACAACCCCCTGGTGGTGGATCTGGGCTACGGCGCCACCCCTGCCACCGCCGTCGAACTTTTCGAGAGGCTGTCCGCCCTGCGTCCGGACGTCCAGGTGCGCGGCATCGAGATTGAACCGGACCGGGTCCGCGCCGCACTGCCGCTGCAGCGGCCCGGCTTGAGCTTCCATGTGGGCGGCTTCGAAATTCCCGTTCCCGGGCGGCCCGTGCTGGTGCGTGCGTTCAACGTCCTGCGCCAGTATGAGGAAGCGGATGTGGCCGGAATTTGGCGGCTGGTGCAGGACCGCCTGTCCGCCGATGGCCTGTTCATCGACGGGACCTGCGACGAAATCGGCCGGCGGGTGACGTGGGTGGCGCTGGATGCGGAACGGCCGCTCTCGCTCGGTATGTCTGTCCGGTTCGGCAGTTTTGACCTGCCCTCCGAGGTTGCCGAACGGCTGCCAAAAGCGCTGATCCACCGCAACGTCCCCGGCGAACGGGTACACGCCCTGATGCAGGCGATGGACCAGGCCTGGCTGGAAGCCGCTCCCCTGGCGTCCTTTGGGAACCGGCAGCGCTGGCAGGGCATGTGCCGAAGCCTGCGCGACGCCGGTTGGCCGGTTCAGGACGGACCGGCCAGATGGCGGCTGGGCGAGCTGACGGTGGGCTGGGAAGCAGTGGCCCCGCGCGGCTAG
- a CDS encoding DUF2516 family protein: MDGELIIRPVEQAVFFILALVALGLELWAVVDCARHRANAFEATGKRTKTFWMALTGGAALVGVISFLGSGGFFGTLGLFGLAAVVAASVYLADVRPAVKDAGRGGSRNTGPYGPW; this comes from the coding sequence GTGGACGGTGAACTCATTATTCGGCCTGTAGAGCAGGCAGTGTTCTTTATTCTTGCCCTCGTGGCACTCGGACTTGAACTGTGGGCCGTGGTGGACTGCGCCCGGCACCGCGCCAATGCGTTCGAGGCCACCGGGAAAAGGACCAAGACCTTTTGGATGGCCCTGACAGGCGGAGCCGCCCTCGTCGGCGTTATCTCATTCCTTGGCAGCGGCGGCTTTTTCGGCACGCTCGGCCTGTTTGGGCTCGCGGCGGTCGTCGCGGCGTCCGTCTACCTGGCAGACGTGCGGCCGGCCGTGAAGGATGCCGGCCGTGGCGGCAGCCGCAACACGGGGCCCTACGGACCCTGGTGA